A window from Moritella yayanosii encodes these proteins:
- the ubiU gene encoding ubiquinone anaerobic biosynthesis protein UbiU yields the protein MELLCPAGNLPALKTAVDHGADAVYIGFKDDTNARHFAGLNFTDKKLDKAVDYIRSHNRHLHVAINTFAHPGKLARWERAVDRCADMGVDAAIISDVAVLDYATKKHPDLELHLSVQASATNVEAIKFYTNNFNVRRVVLPRVLSIHQVKQLARNTDVELEVFAFGSLCIMAEGRCYLSSYLTGESPNTVGACSPAKFVRWEETEQGLESRLNGILIDRYQPDEKTGYPTLCKGRFNVDGKVFHALEEPTSLNTLELVPELAQANIAAVKIEGRQRSPAYTEQVTKVWRAALDRYQQNPEKYQVEAAWNRQLDQLSEGTSTTLGAYHRDWQ from the coding sequence ATGGAATTACTCTGCCCTGCTGGTAATTTACCAGCCCTAAAAACCGCGGTCGACCATGGCGCTGACGCGGTTTATATCGGTTTTAAAGACGATACTAATGCCCGCCATTTTGCCGGATTAAACTTTACCGATAAGAAACTCGATAAAGCCGTCGACTATATCCGCAGTCACAATCGTCACTTACACGTCGCGATCAATACCTTTGCTCACCCCGGAAAATTAGCGCGCTGGGAACGGGCTGTTGACCGCTGTGCAGACATGGGCGTCGATGCCGCCATTATTTCGGATGTGGCGGTGCTTGATTATGCCACCAAAAAACACCCCGATTTAGAATTGCATTTATCCGTGCAAGCCTCGGCAACGAATGTTGAAGCCATTAAATTTTATACCAATAATTTTAATGTCCGTCGGGTGGTATTACCACGTGTATTGTCGATCCATCAAGTCAAACAATTAGCGCGTAATACCGATGTGGAATTAGAAGTTTTTGCCTTTGGTAGCTTATGCATCATGGCCGAAGGCCGCTGCTATTTATCATCCTATTTAACCGGTGAATCACCGAATACCGTGGGCGCTTGTTCACCGGCCAAATTTGTGCGCTGGGAAGAAACAGAACAAGGCCTAGAATCACGTTTAAACGGCATATTGATTGATCGTTACCAACCAGATGAAAAAACCGGCTACCCGACACTTTGTAAAGGTCGCTTTAACGTGGATGGCAAAGTTTTTCATGCTTTAGAAGAACCAACCAGCTTAAATACGCTTGAATTAGTGCCGGAACTAGCACAAGCCAATATTGCCGCAGTAAAAATTGAAGGTCGCCAACGTAGTCCAGCCTATACCGAACAAGTGACTAAAGTATGGCGCGCTGCGCTTGATCGCTACCAACAAAACCCAGAAAAATATCAGGTTGAAGCCGCTTGGAATAGGCAACTCGATCAACTTTCTGAAGGCACCAGTACCACGCTAGGCGCCTACCACAGGGATTGGCAATAA
- a CDS encoding YfhL family 4Fe-4S dicluster ferredoxin, producing the protein MALLINDKCINCDMCDPECPNGAITFGAKIYEIDPLLCTECVGHYDKPTCKTVCPINCIITDPNYVETEETLWEKFVMVQEATKAAR; encoded by the coding sequence ATGGCATTATTAATTAATGATAAGTGTATTAACTGTGACATGTGCGATCCGGAATGTCCGAATGGCGCGATCACCTTTGGCGCAAAGATTTATGAAATCGACCCGCTATTATGCACCGAGTGCGTGGGTCACTATGACAAACCGACGTGTAAAACTGTTTGCCCGATTAACTGCATAATTACCGATCCTAATTATGTCGAAACAGAGGAAACATTATGGGAAAAATTTGTCATGGTCCAAGAAGCGACTAAAGCCGCCCGCTAA
- the rpsO gene encoding 30S ribosomal protein S15: MSLNAEAKAAIVADFARQEGDTGSSEVQVALLTAQINHLQGHFKKHIHDHHSRRGLLRMVASRRKLLDYLKRTENVRYVDLIARLGLRR, from the coding sequence ATGTCATTAAACGCTGAAGCTAAAGCAGCTATCGTTGCAGATTTCGCACGCCAAGAAGGCGACACTGGTTCATCTGAAGTTCAAGTTGCACTATTGACTGCACAAATCAACCATCTTCAAGGTCATTTCAAGAAGCACATCCACGATCACCACAGCCGTCGTGGTCTATTACGTATGGTTGCTAGCCGTCGTAAACTTCTTGATTACCTAAAACGTACTGAAAACGTACGTTATGTAGACCTTATTGCTCGTCTAGGTCTACGTCGTTAA
- the truB gene encoding tRNA pseudouridine(55) synthase TruB has product MSARRRRWNGRDVHGVFLLDKPTGISSNDALQRVKKIFFAAKAGHTGALDPLATGMLPLCFGEATKFSQFLLDSDKRYLVTAKLGERTDTSDSDGEIVQTRVVNVSDTELLIALDTFRGDTEQVPSMFSALKHEGKPLYWYARQGIFIDRPSRPISVFELKLLRYENDEVNLEIHVSKGTYIRTIVDDLGELLGCGAHVTMLRRIGVSAYPADRMITFEKLEEIVEQAKAEGVEPKDVLDPLLLPLDSAVSHLPEANMSDETGGFVLHGQPVVIPNTPESGLVRMTVGDERTFIGVGSIDDQGRVAPKRIVNYETQAREPK; this is encoded by the coding sequence ATGTCTGCACGTCGTCGTCGATGGAACGGCCGTGATGTACACGGTGTATTCTTGTTAGATAAACCAACAGGCATCAGCTCAAACGATGCTTTACAGCGTGTTAAGAAAATCTTCTTTGCTGCAAAAGCGGGTCACACTGGTGCCCTCGATCCACTTGCTACCGGTATGCTACCGTTATGTTTTGGTGAAGCAACCAAGTTCTCACAGTTCTTACTTGATTCAGATAAGCGTTACTTAGTCACCGCAAAACTGGGTGAACGTACAGATACTTCAGATTCTGATGGTGAGATCGTGCAAACACGCGTAGTCAATGTAAGCGATACTGAGTTATTGATCGCACTTGATACGTTCCGTGGTGACACCGAGCAAGTACCGTCAATGTTCTCGGCATTGAAGCATGAAGGCAAGCCTTTGTACTGGTATGCGCGTCAAGGCATCTTTATCGATCGTCCATCGCGTCCCATTTCGGTTTTTGAACTTAAATTATTACGTTATGAAAATGATGAAGTTAATCTAGAAATTCACGTCAGTAAGGGTACTTATATCCGAACTATCGTTGATGACCTAGGTGAACTATTAGGCTGTGGTGCACACGTGACTATGTTACGTCGTATTGGTGTTAGTGCTTATCCAGCAGATCGTATGATCACGTTTGAAAAGTTGGAAGAGATAGTAGAGCAAGCGAAAGCAGAGGGTGTTGAGCCGAAAGATGTGCTTGATCCACTATTGCTACCACTTGATTCTGCGGTAAGTCACTTACCGGAAGCGAACATGAGTGACGAAACTGGCGGTTTTGTATTACACGGGCAACCTGTGGTAATTCCGAATACACCCGAATCTGGCTTAGTCCGTATGACGGTAGGCGATGAACGTACTTTCATTGGCGTTGGTAGTATTGATGACCAAGGGCGAGTCGCTCCGAAGCGTATTGTTAATTACGAAACGCAGGCGCGCGAACCAAAATAA
- the rimJ gene encoding ribosomal protein S5-alanine N-acetyltransferase, whose product MLSKSPQFVTTRLVIRVAIASDAEKLCQYYARNQVHLAPWEPIRRDAYYTLRWWELRIQQIHAEFNDASAINFIALTPDKSEIVAVANFSNIIQGVFKSCYLGYSISKVYEGQGLMVEFLQSCLAFMFENMGLNRVMANYIPANKRSGALLQRLGFEREGYARKYLRIAGNWQDHVLTALLHEDWSAKNSEL is encoded by the coding sequence ATGTTATCAAAATCCCCCCAATTTGTTACTACGCGTTTAGTTATCCGAGTGGCGATAGCGAGCGATGCTGAAAAATTATGCCAGTATTATGCTCGTAATCAAGTGCATCTTGCACCTTGGGAGCCGATACGGCGTGACGCTTATTATACGTTGCGTTGGTGGGAACTACGTATTCAGCAAATTCATGCGGAATTTAATGATGCCAGTGCGATCAATTTTATCGCGTTGACGCCAGATAAATCTGAGATCGTGGCGGTTGCCAATTTTAGTAATATTATTCAAGGTGTGTTTAAGTCCTGTTATCTCGGTTATTCAATTTCCAAGGTCTATGAAGGGCAGGGGCTGATGGTCGAGTTTCTGCAAAGCTGTTTAGCGTTCATGTTTGAAAATATGGGACTAAATCGAGTCATGGCTAATTATATTCCCGCCAATAAACGTAGTGGCGCGTTATTACAGCGACTTGGTTTTGAGCGAGAAGGCTATGCTCGAAAATACCTTAGAATTGCCGGGAACTGGCAAGACCATGTATTAACGGCATTATTACATGAAGATTGGTCAGCGAAAAACAGCGAGCTATAA
- the trhP gene encoding prephenate-dependent tRNA uridine(34) hydroxylase TrhP: MFTPELLSPAGSLKNMRYAFAYGADAVYAGQPRYSLRVRNNEFSLENLEIGINEAHALGKQFYVVCNIQPHNSKLKTFIRDLTPIIAMQPDAIIMSDPGLIMMVREAFPDMIIHLSVQANAVNWATVKFWYTQGIKRVILSRELSLDEIEDIRYHCPDMEIEIFVHGALCMAYSGRCLLSGYINKRDPNQGSCTNSCRWKYDAHEATENEHGDIVATNPEIYIPETKSPETESPEPTLGKGKPTDQIFLLQEQGRPNEYMPAFEDEHGTYIMNSKDLRAVQHVERLTKMGVHSLKIEGRTKSYYYCARTAQVYKQAINDAVAGRDFDPSLLGTLEHLAHRGYTEGFLSRHTHDAYQNYDYGYSISETQQFVGEFNGRNDKGLAEVIVKNKFLVGDSLELMTPQGNLTFKLEALENRKGEAMEVAPGSGHIVYLPVPEDVTLDHALLMRNFHNSEDTRNPHQ, from the coding sequence ATGTTTACTCCAGAATTACTTTCCCCAGCCGGTTCACTAAAGAACATGCGTTATGCTTTCGCTTATGGTGCTGATGCTGTGTACGCTGGCCAACCACGCTATAGCCTACGTGTTCGTAACAATGAATTTAGCTTAGAAAACCTAGAAATTGGTATCAACGAAGCACATGCGCTTGGTAAACAATTCTATGTGGTGTGTAATATCCAACCTCATAACTCCAAGTTAAAAACTTTCATTCGTGATCTAACCCCGATCATCGCCATGCAGCCCGATGCCATTATCATGTCTGATCCCGGTCTGATCATGATGGTACGTGAAGCTTTCCCAGATATGATTATTCACCTGTCGGTACAAGCAAACGCAGTGAACTGGGCAACGGTAAAATTCTGGTATACTCAAGGCATCAAGCGGGTGATCTTATCGCGTGAATTATCCCTTGATGAAATTGAAGATATTCGTTATCACTGCCCTGACATGGAAATCGAAATATTTGTGCATGGCGCACTGTGCATGGCTTACTCGGGTCGCTGTCTGCTGTCTGGATACATTAACAAACGCGATCCAAACCAAGGTTCATGCACTAACTCATGTCGTTGGAAATATGATGCCCATGAGGCCACTGAAAATGAACACGGTGATATTGTGGCAACCAACCCAGAAATTTATATACCAGAGACTAAATCACCAGAAACTGAGTCACCCGAGCCGACATTAGGTAAAGGTAAACCGACTGACCAAATTTTCTTATTACAAGAACAAGGTCGTCCAAATGAATATATGCCTGCGTTTGAAGATGAGCATGGTACTTACATCATGAACTCAAAAGACCTACGTGCTGTCCAACACGTTGAGCGTCTGACTAAAATGGGCGTACATTCATTAAAAATTGAAGGTCGTACTAAATCGTACTATTACTGTGCACGAACCGCACAAGTATATAAACAAGCGATTAATGATGCTGTTGCAGGCCGTGACTTTGACCCATCGCTATTAGGTACTCTAGAACACCTTGCACACCGTGGTTATACCGAAGGTTTCTTAAGCCGTCATACCCACGATGCATACCAAAACTATGATTACGGTTATTCAATCAGTGAAACCCAGCAATTTGTCGGTGAATTCAATGGTCGTAATGATAAAGGACTAGCTGAAGTGATCGTGAAGAACAAGTTCTTAGTGGGTGACTCATTAGAATTAATGACGCCACAAGGTAATCTCACCTTCAAGCTTGAAGCATTAGAAAACCGTAAAGGTGAAGCAATGGAAGTTGCACCAGGTTCTGGCCATATTGTTTATTTGCCAGTACCAGAAGACGTTACACTGGATCACGCATTGTTAATGCGTAACTTCCATAACAGTGAAGATACGCGTAACCCGCATCAATAA
- the nlpI gene encoding lipoprotein NlpI: protein MKRCLSLFISVALLSGCSALSGPFSADIRTPSELVLAEPLQVNYQTEIMLMRYSQLILDAKDDRSRQARYFYERGVLADRMGLRSLAHADFQRSLTLQPDFVPAYNFIGLYMTQTEQFDEAFDAYDSIAQLDPDNNFVLLNRGIALYYGERYALAIDDLVSAYNEAPNDPFRTLWLYYPEYQVNADDALKSVQGRYDQHIDDVWSWNIVALYTQVINETELLDKLLDGLDENGPSYNKILAHRLTETYFYLGKYKVLMNDDRAAASYFKLALSNNVYEFIEHGYARLELLRLANNS from the coding sequence ATGAAAAGATGCCTAAGTTTATTCATTTCTGTAGCCTTACTTTCTGGCTGTAGCGCATTATCAGGGCCTTTCTCTGCAGATATTCGCACGCCCTCTGAGTTAGTCCTTGCTGAACCACTACAAGTTAATTATCAAACCGAAATTATGTTGATGCGTTATAGTCAGCTTATTCTTGATGCCAAAGACGATCGTAGTCGTCAAGCACGCTATTTTTATGAGCGCGGTGTACTGGCTGATAGGATGGGATTACGTTCACTGGCACACGCTGACTTTCAACGTTCATTAACCTTACAACCGGACTTTGTGCCTGCTTATAATTTTATCGGTTTGTATATGACCCAAACCGAGCAGTTTGATGAAGCATTTGATGCTTATGATTCAATTGCCCAGTTAGATCCTGACAATAATTTTGTCTTACTCAATCGCGGTATTGCGCTGTATTATGGCGAACGCTATGCATTAGCGATCGATGATCTTGTTAGTGCCTATAATGAAGCGCCTAACGACCCATTTAGAACGCTATGGTTATATTACCCAGAATACCAAGTTAATGCTGATGACGCGTTAAAATCAGTTCAAGGGCGCTATGATCAACATATTGATGATGTTTGGTCATGGAACATCGTTGCGCTCTATACCCAAGTGATAAATGAAACCGAATTATTGGACAAGTTACTTGATGGGTTAGATGAAAATGGCCCGAGTTACAACAAAATACTCGCGCATCGTTTAACCGAAACCTACTTTTATCTCGGTAAATATAAAGTATTGATGAATGATGATCGCGCGGCTGCAAGCTATTTCAAATTAGCATTAAGCAATAATGTGTATGAATTTATCGAGCATGGTTATGCACGTCTAGAGTTGTTGAGATTAGCAAATAATAGTTAA
- the ubiT gene encoding ubiquinone anaerobic biosynthesis accessory factor UbiT gives MLHTLHRKLVHTVPRLLAIPAKILPFSLQEKVLSQVLNSVFADALADNEFEFLEKKWLQVEITDLGINWFISCQNNKLVIAPKADITDVSFKANINELVLITARKEDPDTLFFQRRLKIEGDTELGLEVKNMLDSFDLDELPKAVTTLLAYVAEFIQQGLAEPVLSSPVKGKVIA, from the coding sequence ATGTTACATACTCTACACCGTAAGTTGGTACATACTGTACCTAGATTATTAGCGATACCAGCTAAAATATTACCGTTTTCACTGCAAGAGAAAGTACTATCACAGGTATTGAATAGCGTATTCGCTGACGCGCTAGCAGATAATGAGTTTGAGTTTCTTGAGAAAAAATGGTTACAGGTTGAAATTACCGACTTAGGCATTAATTGGTTTATTAGTTGCCAAAATAACAAACTTGTTATTGCACCAAAAGCAGATATTACAGATGTCAGTTTTAAAGCTAACATAAATGAATTAGTGTTAATTACTGCACGCAAAGAAGACCCAGATACGTTATTTTTTCAGCGGCGTTTAAAAATTGAAGGTGATACTGAACTCGGTCTTGAAGTAAAAAACATGCTGGATAGTTTTGATCTGGATGAACTACCAAAAGCGGTGACCACATTATTGGCTTATGTTGCTGAGTTTATTCAGCAAGGTTTAGCTGAACCAGTATTAAGTAGTCCAGTGAAAGGTAAAGTAATCGCATAA
- a CDS encoding NAD(P)H-dependent oxidoreductase produces MRLVVISGSTRNRSTTIKVAQSVLQLAQQSQLFKKVNLLDFVKVALPIWDKALKHEIADWQDEWQETAALMRLADAIIIVSPEWEEESLDNFYAFCESDNLSLLPSVVLRVGSNCRGAYSPTELSMANFSKNSTCLILEHFIVATIDSVNNCKETYYPFESPLVERILANLGLMKQLVDNGGLLSATRLHLA; encoded by the coding sequence GTGAGACTAGTTGTTATTAGTGGTAGTACTCGAAATCGGTCGACAACCATCAAGGTTGCACAGTCTGTATTACAATTAGCCCAGCAGTCCCAATTGTTTAAGAAAGTGAATTTATTGGATTTTGTTAAAGTTGCTTTGCCTATTTGGGATAAAGCGTTAAAACATGAAATTGCCGACTGGCAAGACGAATGGCAGGAAACCGCTGCATTAATGCGACTCGCAGATGCGATTATTATTGTTAGTCCGGAGTGGGAAGAAGAAAGCCTAGATAACTTCTATGCCTTTTGTGAAAGTGACAATTTATCTTTATTACCCAGTGTGGTACTACGCGTTGGTAGTAATTGCCGTGGGGCTTATTCACCAACAGAGCTATCGATGGCCAATTTTAGTAAAAATAGTACCTGCTTGATCTTGGAACATTTTATTGTCGCGACTATCGATTCGGTGAATAATTGCAAAGAAACTTATTATCCATTTGAATCACCATTAGTAGAACGTATACTGGCTAATTTAGGCTTGATGAAGCAGCTGGTTGATAATGGTGGTTTATTATCTGCCACACGGTTACATCTCGCTTAA
- a CDS encoding U32 family peptidase produces MKYALGPILYYWPKQQVEDFYAAAINSQADIIYLGETVCSKRRELKPKDWLGLAKEIADSGKQVVISTMALLEAPSEVNILRKYCENGDFIVEANDFGAINLLAEAKTPFVCGHALNIYNAQALQLLVNKGMQRWVMPVELSRDWLVQLQEDSRILNIRDQFEIEVFAHGHLPLAYSARCFTARSENRAKDDCELCCINHANGKPVYSQDNKALFTINGIQTMSGYKYNLLNDVASMHDLVDVVRVSPLGDSAFQTLDQFKQAAEQDIKFDLQFDRECNGYWHQIAGFDTVTS; encoded by the coding sequence ATGAAATACGCATTAGGGCCAATCTTATATTATTGGCCAAAACAACAAGTTGAAGATTTCTACGCAGCCGCAATCAATTCACAGGCTGATATTATTTATCTTGGTGAAACAGTTTGCAGTAAACGCCGTGAACTGAAACCCAAAGACTGGCTAGGACTAGCGAAAGAGATTGCCGATTCTGGTAAGCAAGTCGTGATCTCAACCATGGCATTACTCGAAGCGCCATCCGAGGTCAATATACTGCGTAAATACTGTGAGAATGGGGACTTTATTGTTGAAGCGAATGATTTTGGCGCGATCAATTTATTAGCTGAAGCCAAAACCCCCTTTGTCTGTGGCCACGCGCTTAATATCTATAACGCGCAAGCATTGCAGCTACTCGTGAATAAAGGCATGCAGCGTTGGGTCATGCCAGTAGAATTGTCACGCGATTGGTTAGTACAATTACAAGAAGACAGCAGAATACTCAATATCCGTGATCAATTTGAAATCGAAGTATTTGCCCATGGTCACTTACCACTGGCCTACTCGGCACGCTGCTTTACCGCCCGTTCCGAAAATAGAGCAAAAGATGATTGCGAACTGTGCTGTATTAATCACGCCAATGGCAAACCCGTCTATAGCCAGGACAATAAAGCACTGTTTACCATTAATGGCATTCAAACCATGTCAGGTTACAAATATAATCTGTTAAATGATGTGGCGAGCATGCACGATTTAGTCGATGTGGTACGCGTAAGTCCGCTGGGCGATTCGGCATTTCAGACGCTCGATCAATTTAAACAAGCGGCAGAACAAGACATTAAGTTCGACTTGCAGTTCGATCGGGAATGTAATGGTTATTGGCATCAGATTGCCGGATTCGATACGGTGACTAGCTAG
- the pnp gene encoding polyribonucleotide nucleotidyltransferase, translating into MNPIVKSFKYGQHTVTLETGVIARQATAAVMASIGDTSVLVSVVGKKQAEAGRDFFPLTVNYQERTYAAGKIPGGFFKREGRPSEGETLTCRLIDRPIRPLFPAGFKNEVQIVATVVSVNPEIQPDLVALIGVSAALSISGMPFNGPIGAARVGFQNDEYILNPSTSELAESQLDLVVAGTENAVLMVESEAEILSEEQMLGAVMYGHEQMQVVIEAIKEFAAEVNTPKWDWSAPVVNAELKAKIAELASDDLAEAYQIQEKTERHAKVGGIKSAVIAKLQEENAELNTREASELLASLEKNIVRNRILDGKPRIDGRDPEMIRALSVMTGVLPRTHGSALFTRGETQALVTATLGTERDAQRIDSLTGETVDRFLMHYNFPPYCVGETGMVGSPKRREIGHGRLAKRGVLAVMPTADEFPYTIRVVSEITESNGSSSMASVCGTSLALMDAGVPIKASVAGIAMGLVLDGDRHVILSDILGDEDHLGDMDFKVAGSSAGITALQMDIKIEGITKEIMQKALVQAKAARLHILSVMDQAIATHRDDVSEFAPRIHTIKISTDKIKDIIGKGGATIRALTEETGTTIEIEDDGTVKIAATSNEQAQAAIERIHQLTAEVEVGQIYEGKVVRLADFGAFVNILPGKDGLVHISQITQERVNKVADHLSVEQVVKVKVLEVDRQGRIRLSIKEAMDAPAAPAEQPVSE; encoded by the coding sequence GTGAATCCTATCGTAAAATCGTTTAAGTATGGTCAACATACAGTTACATTAGAAACAGGTGTTATTGCACGTCAAGCAACAGCAGCTGTAATGGCAAGCATCGGTGATACTTCTGTTTTAGTAAGTGTTGTTGGTAAAAAACAAGCTGAAGCTGGTCGTGATTTCTTCCCGCTAACAGTCAATTACCAAGAACGTACTTACGCTGCAGGTAAGATCCCTGGTGGCTTCTTTAAACGTGAAGGTCGTCCAAGTGAAGGCGAGACTTTAACTTGTCGTCTTATCGACCGTCCAATCCGTCCACTATTTCCTGCTGGCTTCAAAAACGAAGTACAAATAGTCGCTACTGTGGTATCTGTTAACCCAGAAATTCAACCTGATTTGGTTGCATTAATTGGTGTTTCAGCTGCATTAAGTATTTCTGGCATGCCGTTCAATGGCCCAATTGGTGCTGCACGTGTCGGTTTCCAAAATGACGAATACATTCTTAACCCATCAACATCTGAGTTAGCAGAAAGCCAACTAGACCTTGTTGTAGCCGGTACTGAAAATGCAGTATTGATGGTTGAATCTGAAGCTGAAATTTTAAGCGAAGAGCAAATGCTAGGCGCGGTTATGTATGGCCACGAGCAAATGCAAGTTGTGATCGAAGCGATCAAGGAATTTGCGGCTGAAGTAAATACGCCTAAATGGGACTGGTCTGCACCTGTAGTAAACGCTGAGCTTAAAGCTAAAATCGCGGAACTAGCATCAGACGACCTTGCTGAAGCATACCAAATTCAAGAAAAAACTGAACGTCATGCTAAAGTTGGTGGCATCAAGTCAGCAGTAATCGCTAAACTTCAAGAAGAAAACGCAGAGCTAAACACGCGTGAAGCGAGCGAATTACTTGCTTCTTTAGAAAAAAATATCGTACGTAACCGTATTCTCGATGGCAAACCACGTATTGATGGTCGCGATCCAGAAATGATCCGTGCGCTAAGCGTAATGACAGGCGTTCTACCACGTACACACGGTAGCGCACTATTCACACGTGGCGAAACGCAAGCGCTAGTTACCGCGACACTCGGTACCGAACGTGATGCACAACGTATCGACAGTCTGACTGGTGAAACTGTTGACCGCTTCCTGATGCACTACAACTTCCCTCCTTACTGTGTTGGTGAAACGGGTATGGTTGGTTCGCCTAAACGTCGTGAAATTGGTCACGGTCGTCTAGCGAAACGTGGTGTTTTAGCGGTTATGCCGACTGCAGATGAATTCCCGTACACAATACGTGTGGTATCTGAAATTACTGAATCTAATGGTTCAAGCTCAATGGCTTCTGTATGTGGTACTTCGTTAGCACTTATGGATGCGGGTGTGCCAATCAAGGCTTCTGTTGCGGGTATCGCAATGGGTCTAGTACTTGATGGTGACCGTCATGTAATTCTTTCTGATATCCTTGGTGATGAAGATCACTTAGGTGACATGGACTTTAAAGTTGCTGGTTCAAGTGCTGGTATCACTGCACTACAGATGGATATCAAAATTGAAGGTATCACTAAAGAGATCATGCAGAAAGCGCTTGTACAAGCAAAAGCTGCACGTCTACACATCTTAAGTGTGATGGATCAAGCTATCGCAACTCACCGTGATGACGTATCTGAATTCGCACCACGTATTCATACCATTAAAATCAGCACGGACAAGATCAAAGACATCATCGGTAAAGGTGGCGCAACAATCCGTGCTCTTACTGAAGAAACTGGTACTACGATCGAAATTGAAGATGATGGTACAGTGAAGATTGCAGCGACAAGTAACGAACAAGCACAAGCCGCAATCGAACGTATTCACCAATTAACAGCGGAAGTTGAAGTTGGTCAAATCTACGAAGGTAAAGTTGTACGTCTAGCTGACTTCGGCGCTTTTGTTAACATCTTACCGGGTAAAGATGGCTTAGTTCATATCTCGCAAATTACGCAAGAACGTGTGAACAAAGTTGCCGATCACCTGTCTGTAGAACAAGTAGTTAAAGTTAAAGTGCTAGAAGTAGACCGTCAAGGTCGTATCCGTTTAAGTATTAAAGAAGCAATGGACGCTCCTGCAGCGCCTGCTGAGCAACCTGTTAGCGAATAA
- a CDS encoding Na/Pi cotransporter family protein: MQKIFSWVSVAVLVYFVLVAVSTVSGGFKIFSGGSAGAEQIFAFATNPFVALLLGILVTALVQSSSTVTSVIVGLVAGGLPISIAIPMVMGANMGTTITNTFVSMGHIRDKQEFQRAFSAATVHDFFNILAVAIFLPLEIAFGMLEKMATYLAEFFVGSSSLSIKEFNFIKPLTKPAVNQIKELASALPFETSTTGLVMVFIGIFMIGFSVTFLGKVLKAVMVGRAKTVLHNAIGRGPIGGILSGTAVTIMVQSSSTTTSLMIPLAGSGVFTTRQIFPFTLGANIGTTITALLAATSISGDTAQLAMTIALVHVMFNVFAVALIYGIPVLREIPIKCAEALARQGTENKFIAFGYVIGVFFALPGLMIVFN, translated from the coding sequence ATGCAAAAAATATTCAGCTGGGTAAGCGTAGCCGTATTGGTATACTTCGTATTGGTAGCCGTATCTACAGTAAGTGGAGGCTTTAAAATATTCTCCGGTGGTAGCGCTGGTGCAGAACAAATTTTCGCTTTCGCAACTAACCCATTTGTGGCCTTATTATTAGGTATCCTAGTAACAGCATTGGTACAGTCTTCAAGTACCGTGACATCGGTCATTGTTGGTCTTGTAGCCGGTGGCTTACCAATTTCAATCGCAATCCCGATGGTGATGGGTGCCAATATGGGCACGACAATCACCAATACCTTTGTCAGCATGGGTCATATCCGTGACAAACAAGAGTTCCAGCGTGCATTTAGTGCTGCAACTGTACATGACTTCTTTAACATTCTTGCCGTTGCTATTTTCCTGCCACTGGAAATTGCCTTTGGTATGCTTGAAAAAATGGCAACTTACCTAGCCGAATTCTTTGTTGGTAGCAGCAGCTTAAGCATTAAAGAATTCAACTTTATTAAACCGTTAACAAAACCAGCGGTAAACCAAATTAAAGAACTTGCATCCGCATTACCATTCGAAACCAGCACCACTGGCCTGGTTATGGTATTCATCGGTATCTTCATGATTGGTTTCTCGGTGACCTTCCTCGGCAAAGTATTAAAAGCCGTGATGGTTGGTCGTGCTAAAACCGTGTTACACAATGCTATTGGTCGCGGTCCAATCGGTGGTATTCTATCGGGTACAGCGGTAACCATAATGGTGCAATCATCATCAACAACAACCAGCTTGATGATCCCACTAGCGGGTAGCGGTGTGTTTACCACACGTCAGATTTTCCCCTTCACGTTGGGTGCGAATATCGGTACCACAATTACCGCATTACTGGCAGCAACATCAATCAGTGGTGATACAGCGCAACTAGCAATGACGATTGCACTGGTACACGTTATGTTCAACGTATTCGCAGTCGCGCTTATTTACGGTATCCCAGTACTACGTGAGATCCCAATTAAGTGTGCAGAAGCATTAGCACGCCAAGGTACAGAAAATAAATTCATCGCTTTTGGTTATGTGATTGGAGTCTTCTTCGCGCTACCGGGCCTGATGATTGTGTTTAACTAA